In Mytilus trossulus isolate FHL-02 chromosome 6, PNRI_Mtr1.1.1.hap1, whole genome shotgun sequence, a single window of DNA contains:
- the LOC134722843 gene encoding uncharacterized protein LOC134722843, whose amino-acid sequence MHTASASVFSNLPGLDRFCSLSDNVIQCNIHVVNFLDFRDIRKLLSDLSGTAVVILNITCGDVGQLRLPWPMKSRNINELWVDGCHVHGFHEFDLSMADVPDRMVKLKLKNSVIESSVFDTLSIFSKESFDCGQQTLSYLVMQNISYELILEPKDITGLESKGVIMDAGDVLLPNKEPSTKMCNYKDLEKIDISNSVDGMTYFILPLQNSEFPKLTHFNMSNNSLLSFPDLMMNWEVTFPNLETLDLSSNELDYIDFSSSTTASKRHKPLFVNLRNNLFVNVPPIVSQLLQKPVPIILDMGDNPLVCGCDTLLYKTYLQSVIKTYPIIENLQNTTCLQKSGQKTKILELEVNNC is encoded by the coding sequence atgCATACCGCATCAGCTtcagtattttcaaatttaccaGGATTAGATAGATTTTGTAGTCTCAGTGACAATGTTATTCAATGCAACATCCATGTAGTAAATTTTCTAGATTTCAGAGACATTCGGAAACTTTTGTCTGATCTTTCGGGTACTGCTGTTGTTATTCTAAATATAACATGCGGAGATGTTGGTCAGTTACGATTACCATGGCCAATGAAATCAAGGAATATAAACGAACTTTGGGTAGATGGCTGTCACGTACATGGTTTTCATGAATTCGATTTATCAATGGCTGATGTTCCAGATCGAATggttaaattaaaattgaaaaatagtgTAATAGAAAGTAGTGTTTTTGATACGCTTAGTATTTTTTCTAAGGAATCTTTCGATTGTGGACAACAAACTTTAAGTTATCTGGTAATGCAAAATATCAGTTATGAACTTATTTTGGAGCCTAAAGATATCACCGGTTTAGAATCGAAAGGCGTTATAATGGACGCTGGAGATGTTTTGCTGCCGAATAAGGAGCcatcaacaaaaatgtgtaattACAAAGATCTTGAAAAAATCGATATCAGTAACAGTGTTGATGGAATGACATATTTTATTCTTCCTCTACAAAACTCAGAATTTCCAAAATTAACACATTTCAATATGTCTAATAATAGTCTATTGTCGTTTCCAGATTTAATGATGAATTGGGAAGTGACTTTTCCAAATTTGGAAACATTAGATTTATCCTCCAATGAACTGGATTATATAGACTTTAGTTCTAGTACAACTGCAAGCAAAAGACACAAACCACTGTTTGTGAATTTGAGGAACAATCTCTTTGTGAACGTTCCGCCCATAGTAAGTCAACTTCTACAAAAACCCGTCCCTATTATTTTGGACATGGGAGATAATCCACTGGTGTGTGGCTGTGATACATtactttataaaacatatttacagaGTGTCATTAAAACGTATCCAATCATCgaaaatctacaaaatacaaCGTGTTTACAAAAGTCAGGCCAGAAAACCAAGATCTTGGAACTTGAGGTCAATAATTGTTAA